A window of the Lactuca sativa cultivar Salinas chromosome 5, Lsat_Salinas_v11, whole genome shotgun sequence genome harbors these coding sequences:
- the LOC128134096 gene encoding uncharacterized protein LOC128134096, with product MENVAIDHLSRLENPQLQEDKDGDDFPDEYIMVTVGEEPWLVYGKQCHLPVDLEHKAFWALKRCNFNTEELKSNQLMQMNALEELRNDAYSSSWLYKEKTKMWHDKRIKDKEIHEGQKVLLFNARLKLFLGKLKSRWDGPFLVKTVFPHSAIELLSRDGMPFKVNGHRVKKYEEGVPRNEGMEELLLLEGIATT from the exons atggagaatgtagcAATTGACCACTTGTCAAGGCTGGAGAACCCGCAattgcaagaagataaagatggaGACGATTTCCCAGACGAGTACATTATGGTGACCGTGGGAGAAGAGCCATG gttagtttatggaaagcaatgccATTTACCGGTGGATCTAGAGCATAAGGCGTTTTGGGCTTTAAAGAGGTGTAACTTCAACACGGAGGAACTAAAGAGCAACCAgttaatgcaaatgaatgctcttgagGAGTTGAGGAATGATGCATACTCTAGTTCATGGCTTTATAAAGAGAAGACCAAGATGTGGCATGACAAAAGGATTAAAGATAAAGAAATTCATGAAGGCCAAAAAGTGTTGCTCTTCAATGCACGACTAAAGCTTTTCTTGGGAAAACTCAAGTCAAGATGGGATGGTCCTTTTCTAGTAAAGACGGTGTTTCCACATAGTGCTATAGAGCTATTATCAAGAGATGGCATGCCTTTCAAGGTCAATGGGCATAGGGTCAAAAAGtatgaagaaggagtcccccGGAATGAAGGAATGGAAGAGTTGCTGCTGTTGGAAGGGATTGCAACCACGTAG